From a single Paenibacillus sp. FSL W8-0426 genomic region:
- a CDS encoding ABC transporter substrate-binding protein, whose product MKKRTWASMWLTLLAVVLVLSACSGQSGSGTTATGTEKGSESGASSKTLTIATPTDIESFDPHNNNNTASEAVLVNVFDYLLKNDSNQNKVPGLATSWEQVNDTTWRFKLREGVTFHNGDPFTSADVKYTIERVAKDETLKQNSYFKNIVEVKEVDEHTVDIVTDGPDPLLLNRLSKMGAGILPAKYIQDNGFDAFLKNPVGTGPYKFSKWTKDDRVELVKNENYFDGTPKWDQVVFRVVPEASTRVSELLAGGVDVAASIPSTDIARIEGEADKKIVKAPIQRVLQLIFRQTEGTITADPKVREAVELAIDKQGIVDSIAGGAGVVTRTSVTPGNFGADPSLYQTSLYDQEKAKQLLKEAGYAEGEAEMTISVSSQYKEQAEVVAAMLEQVGFKINLDVLEPSAFSERYSSKSFKEIFMIGIGNSLFDASNNYNRYMLEEAKGESDYNNPEVEKLLQSALVNMDPASREKEYQQVQQIFAEDRPAVYLYQMEGVYGTSASVNFEPRKDEMFYADEITPVTQ is encoded by the coding sequence ATGAAAAAGAGAACTTGGGCAAGCATGTGGTTGACATTACTCGCAGTTGTATTGGTGCTCAGTGCTTGCAGCGGGCAAAGCGGAAGCGGAACGACGGCAACCGGAACCGAAAAGGGCAGTGAGAGCGGCGCATCCAGCAAAACGCTGACGATTGCGACGCCTACGGACATCGAGAGTTTTGATCCGCACAACAACAACAACACGGCCAGTGAAGCGGTACTGGTCAACGTGTTCGATTATCTGCTCAAAAATGACAGCAACCAGAACAAGGTTCCCGGTCTTGCAACGTCATGGGAGCAAGTGAACGATACCACGTGGAGATTCAAGCTTCGTGAAGGCGTTACGTTCCATAATGGAGATCCGTTCACATCGGCTGACGTGAAATACACGATCGAACGTGTCGCTAAAGACGAAACGCTGAAACAAAACAGCTACTTCAAAAACATTGTTGAAGTGAAGGAAGTGGACGAGCACACTGTCGACATCGTTACAGACGGTCCTGACCCGCTGCTGCTGAACCGTTTGTCCAAAATGGGTGCAGGCATTCTGCCTGCCAAATACATTCAGGATAACGGCTTCGATGCTTTCCTGAAAAATCCGGTCGGCACAGGCCCATACAAGTTCAGCAAATGGACGAAAGACGACCGTGTCGAGCTTGTCAAAAACGAAAATTACTTTGATGGCACGCCGAAATGGGATCAGGTTGTATTCCGCGTCGTTCCAGAGGCCTCAACGCGGGTATCCGAGCTGCTTGCTGGCGGCGTCGATGTGGCTGCTTCGATTCCATCCACGGACATTGCGCGCATCGAAGGCGAAGCGGACAAAAAAATCGTCAAAGCACCGATCCAGCGCGTACTGCAGTTGATCTTCCGCCAAACGGAAGGAACGATCACCGCAGATCCGAAAGTGCGTGAGGCTGTCGAACTCGCCATCGACAAACAAGGTATTGTCGATAGCATCGCCGGAGGCGCAGGCGTCGTTACCCGCACTTCCGTAACACCGGGCAACTTCGGTGCAGACCCATCGTTGTACCAGACATCCCTCTATGATCAAGAGAAGGCTAAACAGCTGTTGAAAGAAGCAGGTTATGCCGAAGGCGAAGCAGAAATGACGATTTCGGTTTCCTCCCAGTACAAAGAGCAGGCTGAAGTTGTGGCGGCGATGCTGGAGCAAGTCGGCTTCAAAATCAATCTGGACGTGCTTGAGCCAAGCGCTTTCAGCGAACGTTACAGCTCGAAGTCGTTCAAAGAGATTTTCATGATCGGTATCGGAAATTCCTTGTTCGACGCTTCGAACAACTACAATCGTTACATGCTTGAAGAAGCCAAAGGCGAATCGGATTACAACAATCCGGAAGTCGAGAAATTGCTGCAATCCGCGCTCGTGAATATGGACCCGGCATCGCGCGAAAAAGAGTACCAGCAAGTACAGCAAATTTTTGCGGAAGACCGTCCGGCCGTATATCTGTACCAGATGGAAGGCGTGTACGGAACAAGCGCAAGCGTGAACTTCGAACCGCGCAAAGACGAGATGTTCTACGCCGATGAGATTACACCTGTGACTCAGTAA
- a CDS encoding ABC transporter permease codes for MGKYVLKSLLQVIPVLFIVSLIVFILVRVTGDPVALMLPETATAEDRAVLTKALGLDQPLYTQYVKFLGNALQGDFGESFRYGEPALQLVLERLPASFELAVAAMIFAVLLAIPLGVASAVKRNTFTDLVISGLSVIGKAMPNFWMGIMLILLFSVMWGVLPVSGRGGFSHLILPAFTLGIGLAAQMTRLIRSSMLEILSQDYIRTARAKGLARIVVIGKHAFRNGLIPVVTIMSLQFTSLIGGTLITETVFSWPGLGQLLVVAINTHDMAIVQAAVFVIALIVVLTNILTDVVYRLLDPRIKYD; via the coding sequence ATGGGGAAATACGTATTGAAGTCTTTGCTGCAGGTCATACCGGTACTGTTCATCGTTTCCCTTATCGTGTTCATTCTGGTAAGGGTTACGGGCGACCCGGTCGCCCTGATGCTGCCCGAGACGGCCACCGCCGAGGATCGTGCGGTACTGACAAAAGCGCTGGGGTTGGACCAGCCTTTGTACACGCAATATGTAAAATTCCTCGGCAATGCGCTGCAGGGGGATTTCGGCGAGTCTTTCCGGTATGGGGAACCTGCGCTGCAGCTGGTGTTGGAGAGATTGCCGGCCAGTTTCGAGCTGGCCGTGGCGGCGATGATTTTTGCCGTCTTGCTGGCGATTCCGCTGGGGGTTGCATCCGCAGTCAAACGGAACACGTTTACGGATCTTGTCATTTCGGGGTTGTCGGTCATCGGCAAGGCGATGCCCAACTTCTGGATGGGAATCATGCTGATCCTGCTGTTCTCGGTTATGTGGGGGGTTCTGCCGGTATCCGGTCGAGGCGGATTTTCCCATCTGATTTTGCCCGCGTTCACGCTCGGCATCGGTCTTGCCGCGCAGATGACACGGCTGATCCGGTCCAGCATGCTGGAAATTTTGAGCCAGGATTACATCCGCACTGCACGTGCCAAAGGACTGGCGCGCATCGTTGTCATCGGCAAACATGCTTTCCGGAACGGGCTTATTCCGGTCGTGACGATTATGAGCTTGCAGTTTACGAGCCTGATCGGCGGTACGCTTATCACGGAAACCGTTTTTTCATGGCCGGGATTGGGACAATTGCTGGTCGTTGCCATCAATACGCATGACATGGCCATTGTGCAAGCCGCCGTATTCGTCATCGCACTGATCGTGGTGCTCACCAATATTTTGACGGACGTGGTCTATAGACTGCTTGATCCGCGGATCAAATACGACTAA
- a CDS encoding ABC transporter permease, whose amino-acid sequence MTEGNEMQVQGPEAAVEKGLPASSGFRYIWRQLWVSKTGMVGAVIVLIVLLTAVCAPLISSHDPAAVDPLKRLKPPVWMDGGSSEYWLGTDNLGRDMWTRIVYGARVSLIVGLGAVLVSGFIGAVLGLLSGFYGKWVDAVIMRVGDAFMAIPTILFMLVVMAIVGQGLTTLIFVIGVTNWVAYTRVVRSEVLSIRERDYVHAAKAIGARNGRLIIKHIVPNILSSFIVIAGMNVGTTIIAEASLSFLGMGIKPPDVSWGGMLSDGRQYVATSWWVATFPGLAITFTVLGVIFLGDWLRDMLDPRTDKTEK is encoded by the coding sequence ATGACAGAAGGCAACGAAATGCAGGTGCAGGGCCCGGAAGCCGCGGTGGAGAAAGGTTTGCCCGCTTCCAGCGGGTTCCGATACATCTGGAGACAACTATGGGTTAGCAAGACGGGAATGGTAGGGGCTGTCATCGTTTTAATCGTATTGTTGACGGCGGTCTGCGCACCTTTGATATCGTCGCATGATCCGGCGGCCGTCGATCCGCTCAAACGTTTGAAACCTCCGGTATGGATGGATGGCGGTTCATCGGAATATTGGCTCGGCACGGACAATTTGGGCCGGGATATGTGGACCCGCATCGTATACGGAGCCCGCGTTTCATTGATCGTCGGCCTGGGCGCCGTGCTCGTTTCCGGCTTCATCGGCGCGGTGCTTGGCCTTCTGTCCGGATTTTACGGCAAATGGGTTGATGCGGTCATCATGCGTGTCGGAGATGCGTTCATGGCTATTCCGACCATTTTGTTCATGTTGGTGGTGATGGCGATCGTCGGTCAGGGTTTGACCACGCTGATTTTTGTCATCGGCGTCACCAACTGGGTCGCATATACCCGTGTCGTGCGAAGCGAAGTGCTCAGCATCCGGGAGAGGGATTACGTGCATGCGGCCAAAGCAATAGGCGCACGTAACGGCAGGCTGATCATCAAACATATCGTGCCGAACATTCTTTCTTCCTTTATCGTGATCGCGGGTATGAACGTGGGCACGACCATTATTGCGGAAGCTTCGCTCAGCTTTTTGGGGATGGGCATTAAACCGCCTGACGTTTCGTGGGGCGGGATGCTTAGCGATGGTCGGCAATATGTAGCTACGAGCTGGTGGGTGGCAACGTTCCCCGGACTTGCCATCACATTCACCGTACTCGGCGTCATCTTCCTTGGGGATTGGCTGCGCGACATGCTTGATCCTCGCACAGACAAAACGGAAAAATGA
- a CDS encoding S9 family peptidase, with translation MNKRPITPEDLYAYRWVTDPVVSIRGRAAYVQQTIDREKNEYQTHIRTILLDGSEDTAVTAGMKDSSPSWSPDGSMLSFLRLEEGGKGLWVIPVDADSIEPKRLVAPERKILQYAWSPAGTHIAFTSKVQKDSAGTDAESSKTVPLRGKVYERTTPKAEGSGWWDGLYSHLFVYDIENDAITQLTAGSWNVSSPVWSPDGTEISFVSKQVEDASLDADLLYFADVYTIRPGEREPRKVTDSSLLISQFAYTPNGESLMLLASDREFGSGSHNRLYEVPSAGGQPTPVAPGLDMQLGNAALGDMKSAGASPSPQMAAGDGGASMYVLGTHDGTVDVYRIGADGTAEAVTLGGERDVYQYAISSDGQTLLFAALTDERPGELYALNLKSGQETRLTHHNDELMDQLQVNKPERIEFVSSDGWRIQGWLLLPEQREAGAKVPLILQIHGGPHAMYTGVFSHEMQTLVAQGYAVLMVNPRGSMGYGQQFAKACRGDFAGGDCNDLLEAVDVALAQYDVLDDTRLGVAGGSYGGVMTNWIVAHTNRFKAAVTQRSISNWLSMYGTSDIGISYVEGVIGGNPTEHADMLWSRSPLAHAHNIETPLLIMHGEQDYRTPVSQAEELYTTLKRQGKVTKLIRYPGSNHSLLKSGKPSLRVDSFEQVNAWFSQYL, from the coding sequence ATGAACAAACGGCCGATTACCCCGGAGGATTTGTATGCATACCGCTGGGTCACCGATCCTGTCGTCAGCATTCGTGGGCGGGCAGCCTACGTGCAGCAGACCATCGATCGGGAAAAGAACGAATATCAAACCCATATTCGCACCATCTTGTTGGATGGTTCGGAAGATACAGCCGTGACCGCAGGCATGAAGGATTCGTCGCCTTCTTGGTCACCGGATGGCAGCATGCTTTCATTTTTGCGTTTGGAAGAAGGCGGAAAGGGCCTGTGGGTTATTCCTGTGGATGCCGATAGCATAGAGCCGAAGAGGCTCGTCGCACCGGAACGCAAAATATTGCAATATGCCTGGTCTCCGGCGGGCACGCATATTGCCTTTACGAGCAAGGTACAGAAAGATTCGGCAGGCACGGATGCCGAAAGCTCCAAAACAGTGCCATTGCGAGGAAAGGTGTATGAGCGCACCACGCCGAAGGCGGAAGGCTCAGGCTGGTGGGACGGATTGTACAGCCATTTGTTCGTATACGATATCGAAAATGATGCCATTACCCAGCTCACCGCCGGTTCCTGGAATGTGAGTTCACCGGTCTGGTCGCCGGACGGGACCGAAATTTCTTTTGTCTCCAAGCAGGTTGAAGATGCTTCGCTGGATGCCGATTTGCTCTATTTTGCGGATGTATACACGATCCGGCCTGGAGAAAGGGAGCCGCGCAAGGTCACTGATTCCAGCCTGCTGATAAGCCAATTTGCGTACACGCCTAATGGTGAAAGTCTGATGCTGCTGGCCAGCGACCGTGAATTCGGCAGCGGAAGCCATAACCGGCTGTACGAGGTGCCAAGCGCCGGAGGGCAGCCGACGCCGGTTGCGCCGGGGCTGGACATGCAGCTCGGCAACGCGGCGCTGGGCGACATGAAATCCGCCGGCGCTTCGCCCTCTCCGCAGATGGCAGCGGGAGACGGCGGCGCATCCATGTATGTGCTGGGAACGCATGACGGCACCGTAGACGTGTACCGAATCGGAGCAGATGGAACAGCCGAAGCGGTTACCCTCGGCGGGGAACGGGATGTATATCAGTACGCGATTTCATCGGACGGTCAAACGCTCCTGTTCGCCGCATTGACGGATGAACGTCCGGGCGAGCTATACGCCCTTAATCTGAAAAGCGGGCAAGAAACCCGGCTGACGCACCATAACGACGAACTTATGGACCAGCTCCAAGTAAACAAGCCTGAACGGATCGAATTCGTTTCATCGGACGGATGGCGGATACAAGGATGGCTGCTATTGCCGGAACAGCGGGAAGCAGGAGCGAAGGTTCCTCTTATTTTGCAGATTCACGGGGGGCCGCATGCGATGTACACCGGGGTGTTCAGCCATGAAATGCAGACGCTCGTTGCACAAGGGTACGCGGTGTTGATGGTCAATCCTCGCGGCAGCATGGGATACGGCCAGCAATTTGCGAAAGCTTGCCGGGGAGATTTTGCCGGGGGAGACTGCAATGATTTGCTGGAAGCCGTGGATGTTGCGTTGGCCCAGTATGATGTCTTGGACGATACCCGGTTGGGCGTTGCCGGCGGCAGTTACGGCGGGGTGATGACCAACTGGATCGTGGCACACACGAACCGTTTCAAGGCTGCGGTCACACAGCGCAGCATCTCCAATTGGCTGTCCATGTACGGAACGAGCGACATCGGCATTTCGTATGTCGAAGGTGTCATCGGCGGCAATCCGACCGAACACGCGGACATGTTGTGGTCCCGCTCGCCGCTCGCGCATGCGCACAACATCGAAACGCCGCTGCTGATCATGCATGGGGAGCAGGACTACCGTACGCCGGTCAGTCAGGCGGAAGAATTGTACACGACCCTCAAACGGCAGGGGAAAGTGACCAAGCTTATCCGCTACCCGGGTTCCAATCATTCCCTGCTGAAGAGCGGCAAACCTTCTTTGCGGGTGGACAGCTTTGAACAGGTCAATGCCTGGTTCAGCCAGTATCTCTAA
- a CDS encoding glycosyl hydrolase 115 family protein — MFTLTAQTKIHSDLDSRPVERAIRRFYRDLGMTMAGETEPGSSDSIRISRDDSLNEEAYIIEVKDRRMDIRVADELGCIYALNYISREYLGIQPLWFWNDQMFEKREARSIDETTICSSAAAYRFRGWFVNDEVLLHAWTLEGSKEKPWEMVMETLLRLGGNLVIPGTDHNAKIYSDLAADMGLWITHHHAEPLGAEMFLRAYPDLNPSYAEHPDLFRQLWEEGVLRQRNKKVVWNIGFRGQGDRPFWLDDERYATDRSRGELIGSIMEEQRLIVQKHVDHPVFCTNLYGEMVELYQQGHLRIADDTIKIWGDNGYGKMVARRQHGVNARPVALPAEDRQGEAHGVYYHASFYDLQAASHMTMLPNSLAMVRDELVNARQRGVREFIIVNCSNVKPHVYTLQAIAELWSQGDVDTASYPERYVNDYFAGENGGIAELFDAYASCAPRYGDHPDEGCGDQFYNYTTRQLLSQWLRSDTQSAVEGMRWACPEQGFAEQVSWYARICEQALEQYGEALSRTHQVRQEVSNQRLLDESIGLQYRMYYEFAQGGSAFCRAFERYCENNYMAAFYELGKSKEAYEAADQAMRDREHGHWQGFYYNDCLTDVKQTAYWLGILMGVVRNVGEGPHFFRWQREVLYAPEDRNVILITNFENHLTNEELYEAMKAKGEG, encoded by the coding sequence ATGTTTACCTTGACGGCACAGACGAAAATACATAGCGATCTGGACTCCAGGCCGGTGGAACGGGCCATCCGACGATTTTATCGCGATTTGGGCATGACGATGGCAGGGGAGACCGAACCGGGTTCCTCGGATTCAATCCGGATTAGTCGCGATGACAGCTTGAATGAAGAAGCTTATATCATTGAAGTGAAAGATCGCCGGATGGATATACGGGTTGCGGATGAATTGGGATGCATTTACGCATTGAATTACATCAGCCGGGAGTATCTCGGCATTCAGCCGTTGTGGTTTTGGAATGATCAGATGTTTGAAAAAAGAGAGGCCAGGTCGATCGACGAAACCACGATCTGTTCTTCGGCCGCGGCGTATCGCTTCAGGGGCTGGTTTGTGAACGATGAAGTTCTGCTTCACGCTTGGACACTGGAGGGGAGCAAAGAAAAGCCTTGGGAAATGGTCATGGAAACGTTGCTCCGGTTAGGCGGCAATCTCGTTATCCCCGGCACCGACCACAATGCCAAAATATACTCCGATCTGGCCGCCGACATGGGCTTGTGGATCACCCATCACCATGCGGAACCGCTCGGTGCGGAAATGTTTTTGCGGGCCTATCCCGACCTGAATCCTTCGTATGCGGAACATCCCGACCTGTTCAGGCAGTTGTGGGAAGAAGGGGTGCTGAGGCAGCGGAACAAGAAAGTGGTCTGGAACATCGGTTTTCGCGGGCAGGGGGACCGTCCGTTCTGGCTGGATGACGAAAGATATGCGACCGATCGGAGCCGGGGGGAGCTGATTGGTTCGATCATGGAGGAGCAACGTTTGATTGTGCAGAAGCACGTTGACCATCCGGTATTTTGCACAAATTTGTACGGGGAAATGGTTGAACTTTATCAACAGGGGCACCTCCGCATTGCAGACGATACGATTAAAATCTGGGGAGATAACGGATACGGCAAAATGGTCGCCCGCCGTCAACATGGCGTCAATGCAAGGCCTGTTGCGCTCCCGGCTGAGGATCGCCAAGGAGAAGCGCATGGCGTGTATTATCACGCCTCGTTCTATGATCTGCAGGCGGCCAGCCACATGACGATGCTGCCCAATTCTCTGGCGATGGTGCGGGACGAGTTAGTTAATGCGAGGCAGCGCGGTGTACGTGAATTCATCATCGTAAACTGCTCCAACGTAAAACCTCATGTGTATACGCTGCAGGCGATCGCGGAGTTATGGTCCCAAGGAGACGTGGACACGGCATCGTATCCAGAGCGATACGTGAATGATTATTTTGCAGGCGAGAACGGAGGCATTGCCGAATTATTCGATGCCTACGCATCCTGTGCACCGAGATACGGGGATCATCCGGATGAAGGCTGCGGAGACCAGTTTTACAATTACACGACCCGGCAGCTGCTGTCGCAATGGCTGCGATCAGATACGCAAAGTGCTGTCGAAGGCATGCGCTGGGCATGTCCTGAACAAGGCTTTGCCGAACAGGTGTCCTGGTATGCACGGATATGTGAACAGGCGCTGGAGCAGTACGGGGAGGCCTTGTCTCGTACGCATCAGGTGAGGCAAGAAGTATCGAACCAAAGGTTGCTGGACGAAAGCATCGGGCTGCAATATCGAATGTATTACGAGTTTGCCCAAGGCGGATCTGCCTTTTGCCGCGCATTCGAGCGTTACTGCGAGAACAATTACATGGCTGCCTTTTACGAGCTGGGCAAGTCCAAGGAAGCGTACGAAGCAGCGGACCAGGCTATGCGCGACCGGGAACACGGTCATTGGCAAGGCTTTTACTACAATGATTGCCTGACGGACGTCAAGCAGACGGCCTACTGGCTCGGCATCCTGATGGGCGTTGTGCGCAACGTGGGGGAGGGGCCGCATTTTTTCAGATGGCAGCGAGAAGTGCTGTATGCTCCCGAAGACAGAAACGTCATCCTGATTACCAACTTCGAAAATCATCTGACCAATGAGGAATTATATGAGGCGATGAAAGCGAAGGGAGAAGGGTGA
- a CDS encoding response regulator transcription factor, with protein sequence MKRNILYIEDNEKIGSWVKEELEQRGFSVQWLLSGEGAEKEVHEHEIVILDIMLPGIDGFTVGKRLKKAAPDVPILLLSARTSIDDKVDGLQFADDYVTKPFHMDELVARLEVLTRRSGGIRSERISLGNQIEVDPEGQMIFDKRTGEEIILTGKQHQILMYFLRHPNQVLPKEQIYEAIWEEAYITGDKTLMVHIHRLRQKLERHPDSPEIIETLKGIGYRVKL encoded by the coding sequence TTGAAAAGAAACATTTTATATATTGAAGATAACGAGAAGATCGGCAGTTGGGTAAAGGAAGAATTGGAACAGCGAGGATTCTCGGTTCAGTGGCTGCTTTCTGGGGAAGGAGCCGAAAAAGAAGTTCATGAGCATGAAATCGTTATTTTGGATATCATGTTACCCGGTATAGACGGATTTACGGTGGGAAAACGATTGAAAAAGGCAGCTCCTGATGTCCCTATTTTGCTGTTATCTGCTCGAACATCCATAGATGATAAGGTAGACGGTTTACAATTTGCGGATGACTATGTAACGAAGCCCTTCCATATGGATGAATTAGTTGCAAGATTGGAAGTATTAACCCGTCGAAGTGGCGGAATACGTTCCGAACGCATTTCGTTAGGGAATCAGATTGAAGTCGATCCGGAAGGTCAAATGATATTTGACAAGCGGACAGGTGAAGAAATTATATTGACGGGGAAACAGCATCAAATCTTAATGTACTTTTTACGGCACCCCAATCAAGTTTTACCCAAAGAACAAATTTATGAAGCGATTTGGGAAGAAGCTTATATAACGGGTGATAAAACATTAATGGTGCATATCCACCGACTGCGTCAAAAGTTGGAACGTCATCCCGATTCCCCGGAGATCATTGAGACGTTGAAGGGTATAGGATATCGGGTGAAATTATGA